Sequence from the Deltaproteobacteria bacterium genome:
GGCCGACTTCAGCGGGCAAACACCGCGAGCAGGACCGGGACGTTGACGAACCCCCGGATGAGCCTGGCGTCGGTTTCGCCGCGCAGGGCGAGCTGCGTGCTCGTTCCGCCATCCAGATTGAGGGCCTGCGCCACGCCGAAACCGCCCTTGCCCTCGGGCAGGGCGAGCACTTCGGCGAAATGGGCCAGCGTGATGCCCGACATGACGGTGTCGGTGACGACGAAGATCACGCGGCCCTTTTTGTCGGTCGCGACGGCGGAGCGGCGCGTGACGCGGTCCTTGTTGTCGAAGTCCTTGAGAGCCGAACCGTCGCGCACGAGCCAAGGACCGGACTGAATCGCGTTCGTGACGCCCGAGCCCGTATATCGATCGCGTTCGACGAGATCCGCGCGACCGTCATACACGGCGAAGACACCCCGGTGATCGCCCGCCTTCACGAGCGGCGAAACCTCGTGCCCCTTCGACACGCACAGCCCGAGAATCCCGAGTTCCTCGTTGAAAAACGACCCGTTCATCATGGCGATCGCGCCCAGACTCTCGGAGAGCACGCCGATGGGCTTCGTGCCGATCTCCGCGGGTTTGATCGCGACGACCTCGATGCGAACGTGACCGGGATCCATGCGCAGGGCCACGAGATCGAGGGCGTGGTCGCCGCCTCGCCGGATCGTCAGGATGCGGCGTTCGACGCCCTTCGCGACGGGCATCCAGTACCCGGCCTCGGCGATGGAAAGCTCGCCGAAGACCTTTTCGCGATATGACGAGATTTGCCCCGCCGCAAAGCGGTAGACCAGGTCGGGATAGCGAGTGAAGGCGACGCCGCCGGTGATGGCGCCGATCACGATGAGTCCGGCCAGTATTCGCCCGATCCATCCCCACATGCGATGGACTCCCGGAATCCGGCCCCGGTCCCGCGCGGTGGGCGCGCGGCGACACGTCAG
This genomic interval carries:
- a CDS encoding phosphodiester glycosidase family protein, with amino-acid sequence MWGWIGRILAGLIVIGAITGGVAFTRYPDLVYRFAAGQISSYREKVFGELSIAEAGYWMPVAKGVERRILTIRRGGDHALDLVALRMDPGHVRIEVVAIKPAEIGTKPIGVLSESLGAIAMMNGSFFNEELGILGLCVSKGHEVSPLVKAGDHRGVFAVYDGRADLVERDRYTGSGVTNAIQSGPWLVRDGSALKDFDNKDRVTRRSAVATDKKGRVIFVVTDTVMSGITLAHFAEVLALPEGKGGFGVAQALNLDGGTSTQLALRGETDARLIRGFVNVPVLLAVFAR